One window from the genome of Sandaracinaceae bacterium encodes:
- a CDS encoding phosphotransferase — MSEARDTMRDWVRHVTGAREVEVVERVQSLWSGYGEIVRVRLDGAETVICKRVAPPRQARHPRGWSTSRSHERKLRSYAIESRWYRDHAARCTDACRVPRCLAAEELAAGETAAEETQGGFCFLLEDLDAAGFSARRTEVSDAEIDRCLAWLAGFHATFLGAEPEGLWEVGTYWHLATRPDELAVIDDDALRDAAARIDARLNAARFSTFVHGDAKLANFCFRPDSSAVAAVDFQYVGGGCGMKDVAYFLSSCLDAGELEASQDAHLAAYFGHLREALSEREVDVDALEAEWRALYPLAWADFVRFLVGWSPGHWKLHDYSRALTREVLAQLG, encoded by the coding sequence ATGAGCGAGGCGAGGGACACGATGCGCGACTGGGTGCGGCACGTCACGGGGGCGCGCGAGGTCGAGGTGGTCGAGCGCGTGCAGTCGCTCTGGAGCGGCTACGGCGAGATCGTGCGCGTCCGGCTCGACGGCGCCGAGACCGTGATCTGCAAGCGCGTCGCGCCGCCGCGACAAGCCCGGCACCCGCGCGGCTGGAGCACGAGCCGCTCACACGAGCGCAAGCTTCGTTCGTACGCCATCGAGTCCCGCTGGTACCGCGACCACGCGGCGCGCTGCACGGACGCGTGCCGGGTGCCCCGATGCCTGGCCGCTGAGGAGCTGGCCGCTGGGGAGACGGCCGCCGAGGAGACGCAGGGTGGCTTCTGCTTCTTGCTCGAGGATCTCGACGCGGCGGGGTTCTCGGCGCGACGCACGGAGGTGAGCGACGCGGAGATCGATCGCTGCCTGGCCTGGCTCGCGGGGTTCCACGCGACCTTCCTCGGCGCCGAGCCCGAGGGGCTCTGGGAGGTGGGCACGTACTGGCACCTCGCGACGCGCCCCGACGAGCTGGCGGTGATCGACGACGACGCGCTGCGAGACGCGGCGGCGCGCATCGACGCGCGACTCAACGCGGCGCGCTTCTCGACCTTCGTGCACGGCGACGCCAAGCTCGCGAACTTCTGCTTCCGCCCGGACTCGAGCGCGGTGGCGGCCGTCGACTTCCAGTACGTGGGCGGCGGCTGCGGCATGAAGGACGTCGCCTACTTTCTGAGCAGCTGTCTGGACGCGGGCGAGCTCGAGGCGAGCCAGGACGCGCACCTCGCCGCGTACTTCGGGCACCTCCGCGAGGCGCTCAGCGAGCGCGAGGTCGACGTCGACGCGCTCGAGGCCGAGTGGCGCGCGCTCTATCCCCTCGCCTGGGCCGACTTCGTCCGCTTCCTGGTCGGCTGGTCGCCCGGCCACTGGAAGCTCCACGACTACAGCCGCGCGCTGACGCGCGAGGTGCTCGCGCAGCTCGGCTGA
- a CDS encoding serine hydrolase domain-containing protein, with protein MDIHREAPPGAGASAPGWAAVRFDASGPREVWVDGHARLDEARPVTPETRFRWFSITKLLTATLVMRAAERGLLSLDDRLADHALSPTPSPTLRQLLSHAGGIAVPSPIRWAHPPGARRRDGVTLTRELLSRHPHAEGIGRARYTNLGYLLLARVLEGVEGAPFEDGARALLDALSLEETGFSPRDAALGHEKLASLRSAVMSVLFLPRTPRLIAYAERGWIGLVPYEIEGAAYGGLVGSILDLTRFGQVFLRDGDGVLRPESVREMLEPHGTGPEGTFGLGFWHDGAWRGHGGWAGGYRSELWIEPERGVGVAALANAGDATLARVVDRLKSV; from the coding sequence GTGGACATTCATCGAGAGGCGCCGCCCGGCGCGGGCGCGTCGGCGCCGGGTTGGGCGGCCGTGCGCTTCGACGCGAGCGGTCCGCGCGAGGTGTGGGTCGACGGGCACGCGCGCCTGGACGAGGCGCGACCGGTCACTCCAGAGACGCGCTTCCGATGGTTCTCGATCACGAAGCTGCTGACCGCGACGCTCGTCATGCGGGCGGCCGAGCGTGGGCTGCTCTCGCTCGACGACCGCCTCGCCGACCACGCGCTCTCGCCGACGCCTTCGCCGACCCTGCGCCAGCTCCTGTCGCACGCGGGGGGGATCGCGGTGCCGAGCCCGATCCGCTGGGCCCATCCTCCGGGCGCGCGGCGCCGCGACGGTGTGACGCTGACGCGCGAGCTGCTCAGCCGACATCCTCACGCCGAGGGCATCGGGCGAGCGCGCTACACGAACCTCGGCTACCTGCTCCTCGCGCGGGTGCTGGAAGGGGTCGAGGGCGCGCCCTTCGAGGACGGCGCGCGCGCGCTCCTGGACGCGCTCTCCCTGGAGGAGACCGGCTTCTCGCCGCGGGACGCTGCGCTGGGACACGAGAAGCTCGCGTCGCTGCGCAGCGCGGTGATGAGCGTGCTCTTCCTCCCGCGCACGCCGCGTCTCATCGCCTACGCGGAGCGTGGCTGGATCGGCCTGGTCCCGTACGAGATCGAGGGCGCGGCCTACGGAGGGCTCGTCGGCTCCATCCTGGATCTGACGCGCTTCGGCCAGGTCTTCCTTCGCGACGGTGACGGAGTCCTGCGGCCCGAGAGCGTGCGGGAGATGCTGGAGCCGCACGGGACCGGGCCCGAGGGCACCTTCGGCCTCGGCTTCTGGCACGACGGCGCGTGGCGCGGCCACGGTGGCTGGGCGGGCGGCTACCGGAGCGAGCTGTGGATTGAGCCCGAGCGAGGCGTCGGCGTCGCGGCCCTCGCGAACGCCGGAGACGCGACGCTCGCCCGCGTCGTCGATCGACTCAAGTCAGTTTAG
- a CDS encoding MXAN_6577-like cysteine-rich protein, translating into MRRELWLSLLGGLALAFSAAGCGGESTTPGDGSVDEDGGMMMMGECPGSLLECGGTCVDGRFDPSNCGACGNACGADEACTGGTCVPTGGCGGALVECSGSCVDPRFDPNNCGGCGTACADGEVCNAGTCAGSCGLGTEECEGTCVDTSVDPENCGGCGMACADGEVCSGGSCALSCSGGTVDCGGSCVDIASNVNHCGGCDIPCMAGTACRDGSCGMRPTIDADGDTISDFDEAAAAMRDTDGDGTPDFMDTDSDGDGISDADEAGDADVMSPPVDSDGDGLPDFRDLDSDNDGLSDADEVTIHMTDPTLVDTDGDGDTDAAEIAAGTDPNDPADTIASGGDFVFDLPPGGMARTDVLQFDPQIRRADVLFLVDTTGSMGGEINNLQTSLTSLVGSIRGIIPDTAFGVARTDDFPTAGYGAGLDRPFELEQRVTTDMTAITAGVNRLDMPLHGGSDGPESQIEAFYQAATGLGFRSATGTVWTPAFNPAMGFDATLGHGMIGGAGYRMDALPIIIMATDNTFHRRWDDVTVTSDRATWCGDVMGDGCDAYAMGSFGAAADQRPKSVPATIAALDAIGAIVMGIASDGGGGFGVAAAQDARAELSTFAVRSGAYKTPTGGMCDTGVMGASRPAETWDPDGSAGPLPATNVCPLVYSINDDGSGLASSITTAITDLVSFVNFSTLHTEARDDAATAVDESRFFIRGIPVMYDPATCSPAPAVADRLTPGSPPTTSPDGTLDSFTGVVPGCLVSFQIVAENDGFVPATCSDQIFNVPVVIIGDDTVEADRRQIIVRVPGDRSMCTP; encoded by the coding sequence ATGAGAAGAGAGCTTTGGCTGAGCCTGCTGGGCGGCCTCGCCCTCGCGTTCTCGGCGGCTGGCTGTGGTGGCGAGAGCACCACGCCGGGCGACGGAAGCGTGGACGAGGACGGCGGCATGATGATGATGGGGGAGTGCCCCGGATCCCTGCTGGAGTGTGGCGGCACCTGCGTGGACGGGCGCTTCGACCCCAGCAACTGCGGCGCCTGCGGCAACGCGTGCGGCGCCGACGAGGCCTGCACCGGAGGGACCTGCGTCCCGACCGGCGGCTGCGGCGGCGCGCTCGTCGAGTGCAGCGGCAGCTGCGTCGATCCGCGCTTCGACCCGAACAACTGCGGTGGCTGCGGCACCGCCTGCGCCGACGGTGAGGTCTGCAACGCGGGCACGTGCGCCGGCAGCTGCGGCCTGGGCACCGAGGAGTGCGAAGGAACCTGCGTCGACACGTCGGTCGACCCCGAGAACTGCGGCGGCTGCGGCATGGCCTGCGCCGACGGCGAGGTCTGCAGCGGCGGCAGCTGCGCGCTCTCCTGCAGCGGCGGCACGGTCGACTGCGGCGGCAGCTGCGTCGACATCGCGTCGAACGTCAACCACTGCGGCGGGTGCGACATCCCCTGCATGGCCGGCACCGCCTGCCGTGACGGCTCGTGCGGCATGCGCCCGACCATCGACGCCGACGGCGACACCATCAGCGACTTCGACGAGGCGGCCGCGGCGATGCGGGACACGGACGGCGACGGCACGCCGGACTTCATGGACACCGACTCGGACGGCGACGGCATCAGCGACGCCGACGAGGCGGGCGACGCGGACGTGATGAGCCCGCCGGTCGACAGCGACGGCGACGGGCTGCCCGACTTCCGCGACCTCGACAGCGACAACGACGGCCTGAGCGACGCGGACGAGGTCACGATCCACATGACGGATCCGACCCTCGTCGACACCGACGGCGACGGCGACACCGACGCGGCTGAGATCGCGGCGGGCACCGACCCGAACGATCCGGCCGACACCATCGCGAGCGGCGGCGACTTCGTCTTCGACCTGCCCCCCGGCGGCATGGCCCGGACCGACGTCCTGCAGTTCGACCCGCAGATCCGCCGGGCGGACGTGCTCTTCCTGGTCGACACCACCGGCTCGATGGGCGGCGAGATCAACAACCTGCAGACGTCGCTGACCAGCCTGGTCGGCAGCATCCGCGGGATCATCCCGGACACCGCGTTCGGCGTAGCCCGGACCGACGACTTCCCCACCGCCGGCTACGGCGCGGGCCTGGACCGCCCGTTCGAGCTCGAGCAGCGCGTGACCACCGACATGACGGCGATCACCGCCGGCGTGAACCGGCTCGACATGCCGCTCCACGGCGGCTCCGACGGACCGGAGAGCCAGATCGAGGCCTTCTACCAGGCGGCGACCGGCCTCGGCTTCCGCTCGGCGACCGGCACCGTGTGGACCCCCGCCTTCAACCCGGCGATGGGCTTCGACGCGACGCTCGGCCACGGCATGATCGGCGGCGCGGGCTACCGCATGGACGCCCTGCCGATCATCATCATGGCGACCGACAACACGTTCCATCGTCGGTGGGACGACGTGACGGTCACGTCCGATCGCGCCACCTGGTGCGGCGACGTCATGGGCGACGGCTGCGACGCGTACGCGATGGGTAGCTTCGGCGCCGCCGCGGATCAGCGCCCGAAGAGCGTGCCCGCGACCATCGCGGCCCTCGACGCGATCGGCGCGATCGTCATGGGCATCGCGTCGGACGGCGGCGGCGGCTTCGGCGTCGCGGCCGCGCAGGACGCGCGGGCGGAGCTGTCCACCTTCGCGGTGCGCTCGGGCGCCTACAAGACGCCCACCGGCGGCATGTGCGACACCGGCGTGATGGGCGCCTCTCGCCCGGCCGAGACCTGGGATCCGGATGGCAGCGCCGGGCCCCTCCCCGCGACCAACGTCTGCCCGCTGGTCTACTCGATCAACGACGACGGCTCCGGCCTCGCGTCGAGCATCACCACCGCCATCACGGACCTCGTGTCGTTCGTCAACTTCAGCACGCTGCACACCGAAGCGCGCGACGACGCGGCCACCGCGGTGGACGAGAGCCGCTTCTTCATCCGCGGCATCCCGGTCATGTACGACCCGGCGACCTGCTCGCCGGCGCCCGCCGTGGCCGACCGCCTGACGCCTGGCTCGCCGCCGACGACGAGCCCCGACGGGACCCTCGACTCGTTCACCGGCGTCGTGCCCGGCTGCCTGGTGAGCTTCCAGATCGTGGCGGAGAACGACGGCTTCGTGCCGGCGACCTGCTCCGATCAGATCTTCAACGTGCCGGTGGTCATCATCGGCGACGACACGGTCGAGGCGGACCGCCGCCAGATCATCGTGCGCGTCCCCGGGGACCGCTCGATGTGCACGCCCTGA
- a CDS encoding aminotransferase class V-fold PLP-dependent enzyme, which yields MLDPKALRTHYARFLRGKDDHALLTGHSHQAWPDAAREGMLEAFDDAAALVDDKWGRAFEAADAVRRCVAEVIGAEADEIALGQNTHELVTRFLSALDWRRRRHVVTTAGEFHSLYRQLSRLAEEGLEVTWVDPDPLDTLAERIAAEVRDDTAAVMCSNVLFETSSIVPHLELATEAARAHGAEMLLDAYHSFMNVPFTIPAGVWLTSGGYKYAQWGEATCFLRVPKETTLRPVYTGWFADFAHLAAPRDGQVHYGARPADRFAGSTYDPVSHYRARAVIRFFEAQGMTVEALRASYLRQTARLIEGLDGYDVRTPREDARRGGFVTVEIDDASRVVAALRERDVHTDARGRMLRFGPAPYVTDDEIDRAIAALREVAPR from the coding sequence ATGCTCGACCCCAAGGCGCTCCGCACGCACTACGCCCGCTTCCTGCGCGGCAAGGACGACCACGCGCTCTTGACCGGACACTCGCATCAGGCGTGGCCGGACGCGGCGCGCGAGGGGATGCTCGAGGCGTTCGACGACGCGGCGGCGCTCGTCGACGACAAGTGGGGCCGCGCGTTCGAGGCGGCCGACGCGGTGCGACGCTGCGTGGCCGAGGTCATCGGCGCGGAGGCGGACGAGATCGCGCTCGGGCAGAACACGCACGAGCTCGTCACGCGCTTCCTCAGCGCGCTCGACTGGAGGCGACGCCGGCACGTGGTCACCACCGCGGGCGAGTTCCACAGCCTCTACCGGCAGCTCTCGCGGCTCGCGGAGGAGGGGCTGGAGGTGACCTGGGTCGATCCAGATCCACTCGACACCCTCGCCGAACGGATCGCGGCCGAGGTGCGCGACGACACGGCGGCCGTGATGTGCTCGAACGTGCTCTTCGAGACCTCGTCCATCGTGCCGCACCTCGAGCTCGCAACGGAGGCGGCCCGCGCGCATGGCGCGGAGATGCTGCTCGACGCTTACCACTCGTTCATGAACGTCCCGTTCACCATCCCGGCGGGCGTGTGGCTGACCTCGGGCGGCTACAAGTACGCGCAGTGGGGAGAGGCGACGTGCTTCCTCCGCGTGCCGAAGGAGACGACGCTCCGTCCGGTCTACACGGGCTGGTTCGCGGACTTCGCGCACCTCGCGGCCCCGCGCGACGGCCAGGTCCACTACGGGGCGCGGCCCGCCGACAGGTTCGCGGGCAGCACCTACGATCCCGTCAGCCACTACCGCGCGCGCGCGGTGATCCGCTTCTTCGAGGCGCAGGGCATGACCGTCGAGGCCCTCCGCGCGAGCTACCTGCGCCAGACGGCGCGACTGATCGAAGGGCTGGACGGCTACGACGTGCGCACCCCCCGCGAGGACGCGCGCCGCGGTGGGTTCGTCACGGTCGAGATCGACGACGCGAGCCGGGTGGTGGCCGCGCTGCGCGAGCGCGACGTCCACACCGACGCGCGCGGACGCATGCTGCGCTTCGGACCCGCCCCGTACGTCACGGACGACGAGATCGACCGCGCGATCGCGGCGCTCAGAGAAGTCGCCCCGCGGTGA
- a CDS encoding polyphosphate kinase 2 family protein gives MSERYLEPIDSPYRVHFDGSFRVAKTDTGPPEDDQGKKKKHKKALKDCIERMRDLQRAMYADDSWSLLLVFQAMDAAGKDGTIRAVMSGVNPAGCQVYSFKKPSDEELDHDFLWRINRRLPERGRIGIFNRSHYEEVLAVRVHPEYLEAQKLPGKFDLEQLWKDRFESIRAFERHLARSGTVILKFWLNVSKEEQRSRFLDRIDEPESNWKFNPGDISERGHWDSYMEAYEDALNQTSRPWAPWFSIPADEKPYMRLKVAEIIVETLEKMAPKYPEVNDEVRKRLMAYREQLASE, from the coding sequence ATGAGCGAGCGATACCTGGAGCCGATCGACAGCCCCTACCGCGTCCACTTCGACGGGAGCTTCCGCGTCGCCAAGACCGACACGGGACCGCCGGAGGACGACCAGGGCAAGAAGAAGAAGCACAAGAAGGCGCTCAAGGACTGCATCGAGCGGATGCGCGACCTGCAGCGCGCGATGTACGCCGATGACTCGTGGTCGCTGCTCCTGGTCTTTCAGGCGATGGACGCGGCGGGCAAGGACGGGACGATCCGCGCGGTGATGAGCGGCGTGAACCCGGCCGGCTGCCAGGTCTACTCCTTCAAGAAGCCGAGCGACGAGGAGCTCGACCACGACTTCCTCTGGCGCATCAACCGCCGCCTCCCCGAGCGCGGCCGGATCGGCATCTTCAACCGCAGCCACTACGAGGAGGTGCTCGCCGTGCGCGTGCACCCGGAGTACCTCGAGGCGCAGAAGCTCCCGGGCAAGTTCGACCTCGAGCAGCTCTGGAAGGATCGCTTCGAGTCGATCCGCGCCTTCGAGCGGCACCTCGCGCGGAGCGGCACCGTCATCCTCAAGTTCTGGCTCAACGTGAGCAAGGAGGAGCAGCGCAGCCGCTTCCTCGACCGCATCGACGAGCCGGAGTCGAACTGGAAGTTCAACCCGGGTGACATCTCGGAGCGCGGCCACTGGGACTCCTACATGGAGGCCTACGAAGACGCGCTGAACCAGACGAGCCGTCCGTGGGCGCCCTGGTTCTCCATCCCCGCCGACGAGAAGCCCTACATGCGGCTGAAGGTCGCGGAGATCATCGTCGAGACGCTCGAGAAGATGGCGCCGAAGTATCCCGAGGTGAACGACGAGGTGCGCAAGCGCCTGATGGCGTACCGGGAGCAGCTCGCGAGCGAGTGA
- the purT gene encoding formate-dependent phosphoribosylglycinamide formyltransferase, translated as MPTLGTATTPSRTKVLMLGSGELGKEVTLELQRYGVEVVAVDRYANAPAMQVAHASHVIAMTDGAALRKIIEQEKPDYVVPEIEAIATETLVELEKEGVHVIPTARAARLTMDREGIRRLAAEELGLKTSPYRFAGTEEEYRAAVAEIGLPCVVKPVMSSSGKGQSTLRTQEDVERAFRFANAEARGGAGRVIVEGFVDFEYEITLLTVRHVDGTSFCAPVGHRQVAGDYVESWQPQPMSEAARAESERMARAVTDSLGGRGLFGVELFVKGDDVWFSEVSPRPHDTGMVTMISQDLSEFALHARAILGLPIPEPLSQHGPSASAVILVEGESESPSFEVSPAALAEPETQLRLFGKPEVKGHRRMGVGLARAATIEEARAKAKRVADAVTPLL; from the coding sequence ATGCCCACCCTCGGAACCGCCACGACGCCGTCTCGCACCAAGGTCCTCATGCTCGGCTCGGGTGAGCTCGGCAAAGAGGTGACGCTCGAGCTCCAGCGCTACGGGGTCGAGGTCGTGGCCGTCGACCGCTACGCGAACGCGCCGGCCATGCAGGTCGCGCACGCCTCGCACGTGATCGCGATGACGGACGGCGCGGCGCTCCGGAAGATCATCGAGCAGGAGAAGCCCGACTACGTCGTCCCCGAGATCGAGGCCATCGCGACCGAGACCCTCGTCGAGCTCGAGAAGGAGGGCGTGCACGTGATCCCGACCGCGCGCGCGGCGCGGCTGACGATGGACCGGGAGGGCATCCGCCGGCTCGCGGCCGAAGAGCTCGGCCTGAAGACCTCGCCCTACCGCTTCGCGGGCACCGAGGAGGAGTACCGCGCTGCGGTGGCCGAGATCGGCCTGCCCTGCGTGGTCAAGCCGGTCATGAGCTCGAGCGGCAAGGGGCAGAGCACGCTCCGCACGCAGGAGGACGTCGAGCGGGCGTTCCGCTTCGCCAACGCGGAGGCCCGGGGCGGCGCGGGGCGCGTCATCGTCGAGGGCTTCGTCGACTTCGAGTACGAGATCACGTTGCTCACCGTGCGCCACGTGGACGGCACGAGCTTCTGCGCCCCGGTGGGCCACCGACAGGTCGCCGGCGACTACGTCGAGAGCTGGCAGCCGCAGCCCATGAGCGAGGCGGCGCGCGCGGAGTCGGAGCGCATGGCCAGGGCGGTGACCGACTCGCTCGGCGGCCGCGGGCTCTTCGGCGTGGAGCTGTTCGTCAAAGGCGACGACGTCTGGTTCAGCGAGGTCTCCCCGCGCCCCCACGACACGGGCATGGTCACGATGATCTCCCAGGATCTGAGCGAGTTCGCCCTGCACGCGCGCGCCATCCTGGGGCTCCCGATCCCCGAGCCCCTGAGTCAGCACGGCCCCAGCGCGAGCGCGGTGATCCTCGTCGAGGGCGAGAGCGAGTCTCCGTCGTTCGAGGTCTCTCCCGCCGCGCTCGCCGAGCCCGAGACGCAGCTCCGCCTCTTCGGCAAGCCGGAGGTGAAGGGCCACCGCCGCATGGGCGTGGGCCTGGCGCGCGCGGCGACGATCGAAGAGGCCCGCGCGAAGGCCAAGCGCGTCGCCGACGCGGTCACGCCCCTTCTCTGA
- a CDS encoding amidase, producing the protein MFELPPAPRLSGAVLRSIVKATGAEPVRRTLATLMRKDLGITAALALPAGARDAQPLHARPLRARDRYERSDAGLTPPEGVDALPSAAGWQARYEKGEARPDEVIERVFAEARRLESATPTMRCFSATDEEGALREAKQSAERWAKGEPLSPLDGVPVPIKEEVDIDGHGYRLGTAFVPPRDASDGTSVARLRKAGAIIVGHTAMTEMGMSPLGGNTQREMPRNVHARDRLPGGSSTGSAVAVGSGLAPVSLGSDGGGSIRIPACFNGLFGIKPTFGRVSRAGDGFGGTVDHLGPIGASSRDLAIFLEAASGPDPADELTHGTPEIESGELLRALGRGVTGLRVGVLQGEIDDADPAVASACRDALAVLQREGAILVDVELPLAKHAAGIGYLTIGVETYVSLLDARREHWSSIGPDLQLLCRLLSTFESGDYLDAQCLRAALRVQAAELLREVDVLAMPTTRSVAPTVTDLDLKQGFADTPALQGACRYAFLGNLTGLPAGTAPIGYGDADLPVGLQIVGDAFDEHSVLSVLAHLERLGVASVRAPRIPANPLG; encoded by the coding sequence ATGTTCGAGCTGCCTCCCGCCCCGAGACTCAGCGGCGCCGTCCTCCGGTCGATCGTCAAAGCGACGGGGGCCGAGCCGGTGCGCCGCACGCTCGCGACGCTCATGCGGAAGGATCTCGGCATCACCGCCGCGCTGGCCCTGCCCGCCGGAGCTCGCGACGCCCAGCCGCTGCACGCCCGGCCCCTGCGCGCGCGCGACCGCTACGAGCGGAGCGACGCGGGCCTGACGCCTCCCGAGGGCGTCGACGCGCTCCCGAGCGCGGCCGGGTGGCAGGCGCGCTACGAGAAGGGAGAGGCCCGGCCGGACGAGGTGATCGAGCGGGTCTTCGCCGAGGCGCGTCGGCTCGAGAGCGCGACGCCGACCATGCGCTGCTTCAGCGCGACCGACGAGGAGGGCGCGCTCCGCGAGGCGAAGCAGAGCGCCGAGCGCTGGGCGAAGGGTGAGCCGCTCTCGCCCCTCGACGGAGTCCCGGTGCCGATCAAGGAGGAGGTCGACATCGACGGCCACGGCTACCGGCTGGGCACGGCCTTCGTCCCCCCGCGAGACGCCAGCGACGGGACCTCGGTGGCGCGCCTCCGGAAGGCGGGCGCGATCATCGTCGGGCACACGGCGATGACCGAGATGGGCATGTCACCCCTGGGCGGCAACACCCAGCGCGAGATGCCCCGCAACGTGCACGCGCGCGATCGGCTCCCGGGCGGCAGCTCCACGGGCAGCGCGGTCGCGGTCGGATCCGGGCTCGCCCCGGTCTCGCTCGGGAGCGACGGCGGCGGCTCCATCCGCATCCCCGCCTGCTTCAACGGGCTGTTCGGCATCAAGCCCACCTTCGGCCGCGTCTCGCGCGCCGGGGACGGCTTCGGCGGCACCGTCGATCACCTCGGGCCCATCGGCGCGTCGAGCCGGGACCTCGCCATCTTCCTCGAGGCGGCCTCGGGGCCCGACCCCGCGGACGAGCTGACCCACGGCACGCCCGAGATCGAGTCGGGTGAGCTGCTGCGCGCGCTCGGCCGCGGCGTGACGGGGCTGCGCGTCGGCGTGCTGCAGGGCGAGATCGACGACGCCGACCCCGCGGTCGCGAGCGCCTGTCGCGACGCGCTCGCCGTGCTGCAGCGGGAGGGCGCGATCCTGGTGGACGTGGAGCTCCCGCTCGCGAAGCACGCGGCCGGGATCGGCTACCTGACCATCGGTGTCGAGACGTACGTCTCCTTGCTCGACGCGCGCCGCGAGCACTGGTCCTCGATCGGGCCCGACCTGCAGCTGCTCTGTCGGCTGCTGTCGACCTTCGAGTCGGGCGACTACCTCGACGCGCAGTGCCTCAGGGCGGCGCTCCGCGTGCAAGCGGCCGAGCTGCTGCGCGAGGTCGACGTGCTCGCGATGCCCACGACGCGCTCGGTGGCGCCGACGGTCACCGATCTCGATCTGAAGCAAGGCTTCGCGGACACGCCCGCGCTGCAGGGCGCCTGCCGCTACGCGTTCCTCGGAAACCTCACCGGGCTCCCCGCGGGCACGGCCCCGATCGGCTACGGCGACGCGGACCTCCCGGTCGGTCTCCAGATCGTCGGGGACGCCTTCGACGAGCACTCTGTCTTGTCGGTGCTCGCCCACCTCGAGCGCCTCGGCGTCGCGTCGGTGCGCGCCCCCCGCATCCCCGCCAACCCCCTCGGATGA
- a CDS encoding MYXO-CTERM sorting domain-containing protein yields the protein MRTLCLVCVLLLPQVAFADVVGPEPESCPPGSQPAVSHSGPYCAPLAECSADSACGEGEACNPIQQCVETRGCGGLMPPDAEPCTLENVVGPCEGDGSCATGECRTRSVCSGEVAADGGCGCRVGARRGAPLGGLALLALGLLGIRRARR from the coding sequence ATGCGAACCCTCTGCCTCGTGTGCGTGCTCCTCCTCCCTCAGGTCGCCTTCGCCGACGTGGTCGGCCCCGAGCCCGAGAGCTGTCCGCCTGGCTCGCAGCCCGCCGTCTCGCACTCCGGGCCGTACTGCGCGCCGCTCGCCGAGTGCAGCGCCGACTCGGCGTGCGGCGAAGGCGAGGCCTGCAACCCCATCCAGCAGTGCGTCGAGACGCGCGGCTGCGGCGGGCTCATGCCGCCCGACGCGGAGCCCTGCACGCTCGAGAACGTCGTCGGACCGTGCGAGGGGGACGGGAGCTGCGCCACGGGCGAGTGCCGGACCCGCAGCGTCTGCTCGGGGGAGGTCGCGGCGGACGGAGGCTGTGGGTGTCGCGTCGGCGCGCGCCGCGGCGCCCCGCTCGGCGGGCTCGCGTTGCTGGCGCTCGGCCTCCTGGGGATCCGCCGCGCCCGGCGTTGA
- a CDS encoding YebC/PmpR family DNA-binding transcriptional regulator has translation MSGHNKWSTIKHRKGRQDAKRSRVWTRIIKEITVAARLGGGDVDGNPRLRRAVDEAKAVNMPNDNIDRAIKKGTGELEGVEYEELLYEGVGPNGALVMVEIVTDNRNRAAAEIRKIFDMHGGQLAGANAAGWAFDQKGILRLDRSAATEAKLFEVAVGAGAEDLVAEDERWVITTAREDLDTISSALEAAEVPVSEAGLEQIPKTPKVFGGDDGEKMLQLLDALDEHDDVQNVFSDFEPDEALLAQLDAD, from the coding sequence ATGAGCGGCCACAACAAATGGTCCACGATCAAGCACCGCAAGGGTCGCCAGGACGCCAAGCGGAGCCGGGTCTGGACGCGCATCATCAAGGAGATCACCGTCGCGGCGCGCCTCGGCGGCGGTGACGTGGACGGCAACCCTCGCCTGCGACGCGCCGTCGACGAGGCGAAGGCCGTCAACATGCCCAACGACAACATCGACCGCGCCATCAAGAAGGGCACGGGCGAGCTCGAGGGCGTGGAGTACGAGGAGCTGCTCTACGAAGGCGTGGGACCGAACGGCGCGCTGGTGATGGTCGAGATCGTGACCGACAACCGCAACCGCGCGGCGGCGGAGATCCGGAAGATCTTCGACATGCACGGCGGACAGCTCGCGGGGGCCAACGCCGCGGGCTGGGCCTTCGACCAGAAAGGCATCTTGCGGCTCGATCGGAGCGCGGCCACGGAGGCCAAGCTCTTCGAGGTGGCCGTCGGCGCGGGCGCCGAGGACCTGGTGGCCGAAGACGAGCGCTGGGTGATCACCACCGCGCGCGAGGATCTGGACACGATCTCGAGCGCGCTCGAGGCGGCGGAGGTCCCCGTGAGCGAGGCCGGGCTCGAGCAGATCCCGAAGACCCCGAAGGTCTTCGGCGGCGATGACGGTGAGAAGATGCTGCAGCTCCTGGACGCGCTCGACGAGCACGACGACGTGCAGAACGTCTTCAGCGACTTCGAGCCCGACGAGGCGCTGCTCGCGCAGCTCGACGCCGACTGA